In Erythrolamprus reginae isolate rEryReg1 chromosome 10, rEryReg1.hap1, whole genome shotgun sequence, one DNA window encodes the following:
- the TMC3 gene encoding transmembrane channel-like protein 3, whose translation MSFGGGSSAAKNARTCKRSKTVKRHASIYTYPEPPHSNSDEDNGDEKVDSNDPEQIFQNIQFQKEIMANICCRPWPMRQKLRALRQAKEIVLKYEGRLTRTRGYQAAGAELWRKFIRLAYNFMVIFIPWEMRIKKIESHFGSGVASYFIFLRWLFGINIVLTIMTGAFVVLPEILAGDPFGTTPNKRIPSDQFHSAQDLDTIWSLGGYLQYSVLFYGYYGQARKIGSAGYRLPLAYFLVGMAVFAYSFIILLKKMAKNSRLSLASASDENYTFCWRLFCAWDYLIGNPEAAESKSAAIVNSIREAILEEQEKKKSTNLAVTITLRIIANILVLLCLAGSIYIIYFVVDRSQKLERMKKELTLWEKNEVSVVVSLITMLAPSAFELIAALEMYHPRTTLRFQLARVLVLYLGNLYSLIIALLDKVDSMSFVEMEVHKNRSNAMDTTTFLAAKILLEHNFSTPTPNMQMLKNGTFLLSENHTQSYAHLVQLNNTAPYDSNGESHQNQCWETYVGQEMLKLSIIDMLFTVASILLIDFFRGLFVRYLSDCWCWDLENKFPEYGEFKIAENVLHLVYNQGMIWMGAFFSPCLPAFNVLKLIGLMYLRSWAVLTCNVPHQQVFRASRSNNFYLAMLLFMLFLCMLPTIFAIARYKPSLTCGPFSGQEKIYDIVSETIRKDFPPWFNSVMAYLSSPVVVLPALLLLFMLIYYLQSIARSLKFTNNQLRMQIQSERTEDKKKVVQMAAARIQSAEGNGKRPEQETDVISQESSARSSTPRKNGSVVNFESPKASHIQTISQSVPPPEILKTVGPSPAKDNPGVPTPAAPIPVTPAPPIPEMAKPRTEPAINRYPNTIHGSASDLCKAKVYTPVKVKKPVEDVHSEPLFRKNFTQMKPEPHGPPGGPPFVGRRAHTAKYYIVNEHQPRKKVIRATTRLPRNILMDEAGDLVELYPRHVRRYVVRTPRRAYSPHYTEEEEEEYRRGVAKQTHRPRSLSDLRAPPRFYIGEWTDNQVPPSRSLAKMHYKSWEDGFGLTYGRGPHPHRKIHLKNIEFDQHYPEHPGKAKPMPVPSPTESDSISPESSSDQATSGNDQYIQVIPSKEKYLKSGVKGTPQKTKSGVELNLAEMNDLICSNV comes from the exons ACAAGCTAAAGAGATTGTATTGAAGTACGAAGGTCGGCTGACTCGGACGAGAGGCTATCAAGCTGCTGGAGCAGAG CTATGGAGGAAATTTATTAGGCTTGCATATAACTTCATGGTCATCTTTATTCCTTGGGAAATGAGAATCAAGAAAATTGAAA GTCACTTTGGCTCAGGGGTTGCCTCTTACTTTATCTTTTTGCGATGGCTGTTTGGCATCAACATTGTTCTCACCATCATGACAGGAGCCTTTGTAGTTTTGCCAGAA ATCTTGGCTGGAGATCCCTTTGGAACTACTCCCAACAAGCGGATCCCGAGTGATCAGTTTCATTCTGCACAAGATCTGGATACCATTTGGTCTTTGGGG GGTTACCTCCAATACTCTGTTTTATTCTATGGATACTACGGGCAAGCGAGGAAAATTGGGAGTGCTGGTTACCGACTGCCCCTTGCCTACTTCCTTGTCGGAATGGCAGTCTTCGCCTACAGTTTTATCATACTCTTGAAGAA GATGGCCAAAAATTCCCGACTGAGCCTTGCAAGTGCTTCTGATGAAAACTACACTTTTTGCTGGCGGCTCTTTTGTGCCTGGGATTACTTAATTGGCAACCCTGAAGCTGCTGAAAGCAAATCTGCTGCCATAGTGAACAGCATCCGG gagGCTATATTGGAagagcaagaaaagaaaaagagcacaAACCT GGCGGTGACAATAACCTTAAGAATCATTGCAAACATTTTGGTGCTCCTCTGCCTTGCTGGAAGTATTTACATCATTTATTTTGTGGTGGATCGATCCCAGAAGTTGGAAAGGATGAAAAAGGAGCTGACCTTGTGGGAAAAGAATGAA GTGAGTGTCGTTGTCTCTCTGATCACCATGCTGGCACCCTCTGCATTTGAACTGATAGCTGCATTGGAGATGTACCACCCCCGAACTACTCTTCGCTTCCAACTTGCCAG AGTTTTGGTCTTATATTTGGGAAATCTCTACAGCTTGATCATTGCCCTTCTGGATAAAGTCGATAGCATGAGCTTTGTT GAGATGGAAGTTCATAAAAACAGAAGTAACGCCATGGATACCACTACCTTCTTAGCAGCCAAAATCCTTCTGGAGCACAACTTTTCAACCCCAACTCCAAATATGCAAATGCTTAAGAATGGCACTTTCCTTCTGTCTGAGAATCACACCCAAAGCTACGCTCACCTGGTTCAGCTCAACAATACAGCACCTTATGACTCCAATGGCGAAAGTCACCAAAATCAATGCTGGGAGACCTATGTTGGCCAA GAGATGTTGAAATTGTCAATTATCGATATGCTGTTCACGGTAGCTAGCATCCTCCTGATTGATTTCTTCCGAGGGCTTTTTGTCCGGTACTTAAGCGACTGCTGGTGCTGGGATCTGGAAAACAAGTTT CCAGAATATGGAGAATTCAAAATAGCAGAAAATGTCCTGCATTTGGTCTACAATCAAGGAATGATCTG GATGGGAGCCTTCTTTTCCCCTTGTCTGCCTGCATTCAACGTCCTCAAGCTGATTGGGCTGATGTACTTGAGAAGTTGGGCAGTCTTGACCTGCAACGTCCCTCATCAGCAGGTCTTCCGAGCTTCAAG ATCTAACAACTTCTACTTAGCCATGCTTCTATTTATGCTCTTTCTGTGTATGCTCCCAACTATCTTTGCTATTGCACGCTACAAGCCATCTCTCACCTGTGGCCCATTTAG CGGGCAAGAAAAAATCTACGACATCGTGTCTGAAACAATTCGAAAGGACTTTCCTCCCTGGTTCAACTCTGTGATGGCTTACCTCAGTAGTCCTGTGGTGGTCCTTCCAGCTTTGTTATTACTCTT CATGCTTATATATTACCTGCAGAGTATTGCGAGGTCATTAAAATTCACCAACAACCAACTAAGGATGCAGATCCAATCA GAAAGAACAGaagataagaaaaaagtggtccAAATGGCAGCAG CTAGAATCCAAAGCGCAGAAGGAAATGGCAAGAGGCCAGAACAGGAGACTGACGTCATCAGCCAGGAGTCTTCGGCTCGGTCCTCAACCCCTAGGAAAAATGGCAGTGTAGTAAACTTCGAATCTCCTAAAGCCAGCCACATACAGACAATATCTCAATCGGTACCACCGCCTGAAATTCTGAAAACAGTGGGCCCATCCCCAGCAAAAGATAATCCAGGTGTTCCAACACCTGCAGCGCCGATTCCCGTCACTCCAGCGCCGCCTATTCCTGAGATGGCAAAACCTCGAACAGAACCTGCAATCAACAG aTACCCAAACACGATCCATGGCAGTGCTAGTGACCTCTGCAAAGCCAAAGTCTACACTCCTGTAAAGGTGAAGAAACCAGTTGAAGACGTCCATTCGGAGCCCTTGTTCAGAAAGAACTTCACACAGATGAAGCCGGAGCCTCACGGGCCCCCCGGGGGCCCCCCTTTCGTGGGCCGCAGAGCTCACACAGCCAAGTACTACATCGTCAATGAGCACCAGCCCCGCAAGAAAGTCATCCGGGCCACAACTCGGCTGCCAAGGAACATCCTGATGGACGAGGCCGGCGACTTGGTGGAGCTGTACCCACGCCACGTCCGAAGATACGTGGTCCGAACGCCCCGCAGGGCCTACTCGCCTCATTacaccgaggaggaggaagaagagtacAGAAGAGGAGTCGCTAAACAGACTCACCGTCCGCGGTCCCTGTCAGACCTTAGAGCGCCCCCTCGCTTCTACATCGGGGAGTGGACGGACAACCAAGTTCCACCAAGCAGGTCTCTCGCGAAAATGCACTACAAGTCTTGGGAAGATGGTTTTGGGTTGACCTACGGCCGGGGACCCCATCCTCACAGAAAGATACACCTGAAGAATATTGAATTTGACCAGCATTATCCAGAACATCCCGGCAAAGCCAAGCCCATGCCAGTTCCATCTCCCACCGAGTCCGATTCCATTTCTCCTGAATCGAGCAGCGATCAGGCCACCAGCGGCAACGATCAGTACATCCAAGTCATTCCCAGCAAAGAGAAATATCTGAAATCAGGAGTGAAAGGGACCCCTCAAAAGACCAAGTCTGGCGTGGAGTTGAACCTGGCCGAAATGAATGACCTGATATGCTCCAATGTCTAA